A window of Candidatus Krumholzibacteriota bacterium genomic DNA:
GCTCGTCGACAACGTGATCGACGACTTCCAGAAGAACGCCGTGGCCTTCGCCTCCTCCGAGACGACGCCGCTCGTCGTCGATATCTCCGGCAACGACATCACCGGCGCCGGCGCGACCGACGTGACGGCGCAGAACGGCATCCAGCTCTACGGATCGCTCGTGAGCGGCTCGATCGACGGCAACACCGTCGCGGGTATCGGCTACGACAACACGGAAGCCGCGACCAAGTGGGTCGCCTCGAGCATCCTGCAGTACTACTCATCGGCCGACGTCACCGGCAACACCGTGACCGGCACGCACGTGGGGCTCTACAACTACGACGCCGCGGGACTCATCGAAGGCAACGATTTCGCGATCGAGAAGATCGGCGTCTCGGCCTTCGGGATCATCGCGACCGATCCGCCCGAGGTGGTGCCCTCGCCCATCGAGCCCGACGACCCGCCGGTCGGCCGCGGCATGCTCGCCGCGCCCCTGGCCCTCCTCTCCTCCGACATCGAGGGGAACTCGGTCGTCTTCGGCGGTTCCGACAACACGGCCACCTACGGCATCGAGGCCGACGGCGGCTACGCCACCGACGACCTCGCCCTCGCGATCACCGGCAACACGGTGACCGGCTTCGAGGTGGGGATCGAGATATGGCAGTGCCAGAGCGGCTGCGATACGGGCGTCTTCACGACGGTCTCGGCCAACGAGAACGACCTCGGAGGCAACACCCTCTTCGGTATCCGCTCGAACGCCGACTACATCACGGTCGACGGTCGCTGGAACTGGTGGGGGGACGCGACCGGACCGCGCCACGCGACGCTCAATCCCGGCGGCCTCGGCGTCCCGGTGAGCGACTACGTCCTCTTCGAGCCCTGGCTCGGGGCGGTCAACGCCGTCGCCATCTCCCCCGATTCCGCCGTCACGAACTGCACGACGCCCGAGACCCTCGTCTTCGGCATCGCGCAGGCGGGTCTCGCCGACGAGGTCCGCGGCTGGGAGGTGACCTTCACGGTCGATCCGGCCGTGGCGACCGTCGCCGACCCGGACGCCCACATCATCGAGGGCGACTGGCTCTCTGATGTCGGCACCACGCAGTTCTTCGTCCTCGACGGCGGGGGCGGCATCTACACGGTCGTCTGCGCGATCCTCGGCGGCGACACGGGCGCGACGGGAGCGGGGGAGCTCTTCTCCGTCCTCCTCACGCCGGTCGCTGACGGCGTCACGGCCGTCGCTGTGACCTCTCTCAAGATCCGCGACCTCGACAACGATCCGCTCGACGCGGCCGCCACGGGCGGCATGCTCCTCGTCGACTGCGATCCGCCGACGATGGAGCCGATCGCCGAGACGCCGGGCGGCTGGTACAACACGGCGCCCGTCCTCTCTAATTTCGGCTTCGACGACGACGAGAACCTCGACACCGCCGAGTACCGGATCGACGGCGGCGGCTGGACGGCCCTTTTCGCCGGGATAGACGCCCTCGAGTGGAACGACGACGGCTGGACCCTTCCCGGGTTCGACGCCCTCGCCCAGGGGGCGCACACCGTCTTCTTCCGCGTCGCCGACGACGCGGGGAACTGGAACGGCGAGGGGACGCCCGACACGTACTCCTGGCTCTTCAACAAGGACACCGTCGCCCCCGATCCGCCCACCTCGTTCGTCGCCCTCCCCGGGCATGACAAGGTGCACCTGACGTGGAGCAACCCGACCGGGGACGCGACCTTCGACCACGTCGAAATCCGTCGCGTCGCCTGGGGAGACTACCCCGAGTACGTCACCCCGCCGGCCTACCCGGTCGACCATACGCAGGGTGCGCATGTCGCGGCGGTGAGCGGCGAGTCGCACGACGATGCGCTCGCGACCCGCGACGTCTATTACTTCGCGGCCTTCTCCGTCGACCTGGCGGGCAACGTCAGCGTCTTCGACGCCGGCGCGGCCGACCGGTCGACGAGCTACTGGCTCGGCGACATCGCCTCGCCATGGGACGGCCTCGTCAACACGAGCGATCTCGTTCCCTTCTCGAACGCCTTCGGCACCGTCCAGGGCGGGCCGGGATGGTTCAACGAGTGCGACATCGGCCCGACCGACGACTGGCGCCGCAACGGCGTTCCCGAGCCCGACGACGCGGTCGATTTCGAGGACCTGATGATCTTCTCGATGAACCACGGCAACGTCTCGCCGCTCGGGCACCCGCTCGAGTTCGCGGAACGGGCGATCGAGTGTCTCGAGGATCTCGTCTCCGTGCGGCTCGAGCCCGCATCCGACGGATCGGGCGCGATCGCCGTCTTCCTGGAGAACCGCGCCTCCTCGCTGAAGGGAGTCAGGCTGGTCGTCTCGCACGACGCGCCGGTCGGGGTCCTTCCCGGCGAGGCGGCCGCCGGCGATTGCTTCGTCGGATCGATCGGCCGCGGTGAAGGCAGAACGGAGATCTGCGTCGCCGCCCTCGGCGTCGGCGCGGCGATCGAGAAGAGCGGTCCGATCGCTCTTCTCCGCGGCGCCGCCGCATGCGGCCTCGTCGAGGTCGAAGTCAGGGACATCGGCAACGAATCGGTCGAGCTCCTCTCCGGGGGAGGCGGCGGAAACGACGAGGTCCCGACGGTGACGCGGCTCTTCGGTAATTTCCCCAACCCGTTCAATCCCGTGACGACGATCCGTTTCGATCTCGCCTCGCCGGCGCCCGTGTCGATCCGTATCTACGACGCGTCCGGCCGGCTCGTGCGGATCCTCGTCGACGAGCGGCGCCTTCCCGGTTCCTACGAGGTGACCTGGAACGGGCGCAACGACACAGGTTCAGAGACGCCGAGCGGGGTCTATTTCTGCAGGATGTTCTGCGGAGGCTACGCCTCGACGAGCAAGATGGTCCTCCTGCGCTGATGCGCCGGAGGGGATGGGCGGCGGGGGGCGCTTCGGCGTCTCCCGCCTGCCCGATCTGCCGAAAAAGGATTCGTACGATGACGAAGAGATCGACGATGCGGATCGCCGCCGCGATCGCGGCGGCGGCACTGGCCGTCGCGGCGGCGGGAAGGGGGGCGTCCGACCCGCGGCTGTCGATCGAGCCGCTCCGGGCGACGATCGGGCCGGGGGAGCGCTGCACCCTGACCGTCTCGGTGGATGCCGCCGTCGATTCGCTGAGTTGCGTCGAGTGCCTGCTCGCCTGGGACGCGGCGGTCATCCGTTGCGTCGAAGCGGCCGAGGGGTCGCTCTACGCCGGGGCGGGTTTTCCCACGTTCTTCGACTGGACGCAGGAAACCGACGACACCGCGTCGGCGGCCGACTGCGTCCTCGGATACCGGAGTTTCGTCATCGCTCCCGGGGCACTGCTGCGATACGTGTTCGAGGGGATCGCCGACGGCGCCTGCGCCGTCTCGATCGCCGGTTCCCGGCTGTGGGACATCGACCGGACCGAACTCCAGCACCTCCGAGGAGAGCCCGCCTTCGTCTCGGTCGGCGACGCGGCCGGAGAAACGGCCCCCCGGGTACGGGCCCGGCTCTGGAACCGGCCGAACCCCTTCAATCCGTCGACGACCTTCTCGCTTTTCGTGCCGGGGGAGGCCGGCGACGCGGCGGGAGTGTCTTTCACACTGACGATATACGACGTTCGCGGCCGGCCGGTGCGCGCGCTCGCGTCGGGACGGATCCATCCCGGGGTGCACGAGTTTCCCTGGGACGGACGGAACGGGGCGGGGGTGCGCGTCGATGCCGGCGTGTATTTCGCCGTGGCGAGGGCGCCGGAACTCGAGCTCCGGCGGAAAGTCGTCATGGTTCGCTGAGAAAACGGAGGCCGGTATGATCACAGACATCCTGCGCGCGGCGATCGTTCTGCTGCTGTGCGCCGCCGCGGCGGTTCCGGCGGCGGGAGCGACGGCGGTCGTTCTCGTCGAGCCGGCCGATACGACCGTGTGCACGCCCGTGGCGTTTCCCGTGCGCATCTGCGCCGGCGATCCGGCCGCAAACCTGATGGGGTGGGATCTTCGCGTGGCCTACGACGGCAACGTGCTTTCCGTCGTCGACGTGACGGAGGGATCCCTGCCGGCGGGGTGCGGGCACCCGACCTTCTTCCGCCAACTCGACGACGAGGGGGGCGCGACGATCGTCCACGTGAACGGATCGATTCTCGGCGAGACGGTCGACGGTCCCGGCGCGCTCGTGACGATCTGGTTCAGCCCCGTCGCGCCGGGCATCTCTCCCGTTTTGATCATCGAGGCGGATCTGCGGGACGGCGAGAACACGCCGCTCGATCCCGCGGTCGTCCACGGATCGGTGACCGTCGACGCCGCCATCGGCCTCGCGGAGGCTTCCTGGGGAGAGATCAAGCGCCTGACACGCTGACCGCCGGCGATCGCGTAACCCGCGTTCTCCGGAACAATTACGAATTAGGGTTGACAGGATCCATGAGAAATAGGTAGAATACCCTATAAGCAACTCTCGCCGGGACTCGGCGCAACGGTAACATGTCAGAGGCTTCGGACGACGGTCCTCGACCGTCGTCGCGCAACGGTCGCGCGACGTGAAAGGAGGGAGGCCGGGAACGTATGTCGGCGATTCGCTGACCGGATGCACATGGGTCATATGTACCTGAACCGGAGGGGAAACCGATGAAGATTCTGCGAGTGACCTTCGCTCTTGCGCTTTCGCTGTTCCTCGCGATGCCCGTGGTCGCGGGACAGCCCAACAATGCGGTCTATTCCACGTACGGCGGCACGCTGCTCTGCGGCCGCGTCTCCGAGGCGTACTGCACCGCCACCCCGGGCGGGGGGCAGGTGGGCAACACGCAGGACGCGATGAGCTGGAACGCCGGCACGGGAACCCTGGGGGGACAGTGGCACCTCTCCGGGATGTCGATCGCCGAGCCGGGCGCCATCCTCAATGACGAGTTCATCGACGAGTTCGGCAACGGCTTTCGCGAGTACATCACCTACTACGAGAACGGCCGGTTCTGGCTCGAGGGGGCCCACTTCGGCGACGGCTCCGAGGATTACGAGGGGGATATCACCTTCTACCGGGTGACGACCACGATGTCGATCGTCGGCGGCGCGGTCGTCGGCGCGACGTCGAACGCCTACTTCACCGGCGTCTTCGATTCCCCGTACCATCACTGTTTCATCGAATACACGATCGCCACGGTGATCATGGTGTGGCATCCCGCCTGGGGCATGACGATGCCGTCCGACTACCCCGGCTGGTACTGCGGCAACACGGGCGAGCTCTTCGACGTCTGCGGAATCAGCGCCAGCATCGACTGCGAGACGGCGACCGAGGAGTCCACCTGGGGGGCCATCAAGACGACGTATCGCAAATAGGACGTGTGACTGCCGCGTTCGCAGCAGTCCCGGCGGGGGATCGGTGGGGAGCAGGCCGGTCCCCCGCACCGCTATTGACCTCGACCCGCGTATCTGCTAGATTTCCCTGTCCATCCATCGTGCGTCACGCCGTTTCCTGCAAGGAGGCAACCGCTTGCAATACGGTCTCTTGCGACTCCGGGTCTTCCTGCCTGTCATCCTCGTTCTCCTCGTCGCGCCGGCGGCCGTCGTCGCCGGGGAAAACGAGGATTACCGGTTCGCCAGGAGACTGCAGGATGACCGCATGTTCGCCGCCGCCGCCGAGGAATACCTGCGGTTCGCCGACGCATGGCCTCGCAGCGTCTTCAGGCCCGCGGCCCTCATGGGAGCGGGGGAGTGCTGGATGCAGGCCGCCGAGGCCGAGCGGGCCCTCGACGTCTTCGATCGTCTCCTGCGGGAGCACCCCGGCGACGAGGGCGCCTGCAAGGCGCGCTTCTATCGCGGGCGCATCTACGAGTCGATGAAGCGGTACCGCCTCGCCGCGGAGGAGTACGGGCGCATCCCCGACGAGTACGCAGGGTGCGCCTTCGTCGACGACGCGCTTCTCGAATCGGGGGAGAGTCTCATCGCGGCCGGCGAGTTCGCCGCGGCCGCCACGGCGCTCCGACGTCTCGCCGACGAGCACCGGGACAGCGAGCTCGCGCCGCGCGCCTCCTACAGCCTGGCCGTCGCCCTCGAGAAGATCGGACGCGATCTCGAGGCGGCCGCCGTCCTCGAGGCGCTCGTCGACGATCATCCCGCCTCGCCCGTCGCCGCCCTCGCCCTCCAGCGGCTCGCGGAGCGCGATCTCGCCGCCGGCGACCGCGCCGCCGCCGAGGCCCGCTTCCGCCGCATACTCGACCGGTACCGCGAGCCGTCGCTCCGGGAGACGGCCGCGCGGCGGATAGTCGAGATCCGCGCCGGGCGCGGCGACGACGCGGGGGCCCTCGACGCGGCCGGCCTCTTTCTCCGCGACTTCCCGGAATCGAAGATGCGGGCGCAGGTCTATCGCGAGGCGATCGAGGCCGCCCGCCGGCTCGACCGCGGGGAACGCGCGCTCGAGCTGATCGGGGAGGGGATCGCCACAGGCGCGGTCCGCGACACGACGGGCGAGCTCACGCTCCTCGGCGCCCGCATCCTCGCACAGCGAGGACGGCGGGAGGAGGCTCTCGCCGCGCTCGGAACGTTCCGGCGCCTGTTTCCCGCGTCGGACGGTTTCGCCGAGGCCCTGGCGCTCGATGCGTCTCTCCGCCGGGCCGGCGGAGAGCCCGCCGAGGCGTCGCGGCTCTATCATCTCGCCCTCCTCGAGGACGCGCCGGCCGGCGCGCGCCTCGACATCCTCGAGGCCCTCGCGGAAATCGCGGCCGCCGAGCTCGCCGACACGCTCGCCGCGCTCCGGTACCTCGACATGATAGCCGGCGAGGACGCCGGAGGCGAACGGGCCGCGGCGGCGCTTTTCTCCGCCGGCCTCATCCGGGAGGCGGCCGGCGACGCTGCGGGCGCACGCCGTCGCTACGAGCGGGTCGTCGCCGGCTATCCCGGCAGCGGGGAGGCCGGGCGGGCCGAGGCGAGGCTCGAGGCGCTCGCCCTTCGCCCCGAAGCAAGCGCCGCCGTCCTGCGATCGCTCGCCTCCGTGGCGGCGAGCGATCGTGGAAGCGCGGAGCGGCGGATCGACGCCGCCGTCCTGCTCCTCGAGGAGGCGGGGGAGGCCGTGGTGGCGGGGCGGCTTCTCGACGAGGCCCTTCGTGGCGAGATCGCCGACACGCTCCGCGCCCGGGCGCGCTTCTACCGGGCCGCCGCCCATCTGCGCCGCCACCGGCTCGACGTCGCCGGCGGCGGAACGGGCGGCGACGAACGCAAGAAGGCGCTCTCCCTCTGGGTGGGCGTCGCCCGCGACAACGCCGGCACGCGATGGGGTCGGGCCGCGCACCGCGCCTATCTCGAGGAGAAGGAGGCGGACTGGGACCTGAACGAGCGTCTCCGGCGCCTCGACGAGTTCATCGGCCTCTACGGCGACGGGCCGGATCGCTGGTGGGCCCTCGGCCGGAAGATCGACGCCCTCTACGGCGTCGCCTCCGCCGGAGAGCGATGGGCGGCGGACAGCGCCCTCTCGCTCTGCGCCGCCGTCCTCGAGAAAGCGGCCTCCCCGCCGGTCGCGCGGGAAGCGCTCCTCAAGAGCGGGTATCTCCGCCGGATGACCGGGGACGCCGAGGGCGCAGCGACGGCGCTCACCTCCTTCGCCGGCCGGTACGGCGACGATCCGCGCGCGCCGGCCGCCCTCTACGACGCGGGAGAGACGCTTCTCCGCCTCGGCAGGTACGACGAGGCCCTCGACCGGTACGAGCGCTGCCTCGAGGGCACCGGTCTGCGGCGGCTCGCCGGGCGGTGCGCCCTGCGGATCGGGGACTGCCACTACTACCTGCGACGGTGGGAGCAGGCGGCCGGCGCCTACAACGACTTCGGCGACCGCTACGGTGACGGGCCCCTCGCCGGCGAGGCGGCCTACCGGGAAGCCCTCGCTCGCGAGCAGCTCGGCCAGGGGGAGGCGGTCGACCGTCTTCTCGGACTGCTCGCGTCGCGCGACGACCTCGCCAGCGACCTGCGGGCCCGCGTCCTCGGCATGCTCGCCCGGCGGACGATGGCACGGGGCGAAACCGGGGAGGCCCGCGAATTCGTCGACGAGCTCGTCTCGATCGAGCGGACCGCCGCGACCCTCTCTCTCAGGGCCGATCTCCTGCTGGCCCTCGGCGAGAACGAAGAGGCCGCGAAAACCTACGAACGGGTACTCGGTCTCGATGGCGCAGACACGTGCGCCGTTCTGTCCGGCGAGGCGACGGCCCGCTACCGCGCGGGTGACGGCCGGCGTGGCGACCGTGGGCTGGCGCTGCTCGAGGAGCGCTGCCCGGGCAAAGCGGCGGCGGTCCTCCTCGAGAAGGGAAAGACCGAGGCGGAATCGGAACGGTGCGACGAGGCGGAAGCGACGCTCGGGTCGCTGCGCGAGCGGTTCCCCGGCACGAAAGCGGCCTCCGAGGCGCTCTTTCATCTCGCGCGGTGCGACATCAAGCGCGGCGGGTATGACCGGGGAATCGAGCGCCTGCGCCGCTTCCTCGGCGAGTCGCCCGATTCGCCGATCGTCGACCAGGTCTATTTCAAGCTCGCCTCCGCCCACTACGCGGCGGGAGACCTGAACCTCGCCTCGGCGAACTACGCGCTCGCCGCCGAGGCGGCGAGAGACCGCGACACGCGCTTCCTCGCGCTGCAGAACGTCGGCCGGGTCGAGCAGCGCCTCGAGAACTGGGACAAGGCGGCGGAGGCCTGGCACACGCTCGCCGAGGAATTCCCCGGCCGCGAGGCATCGATCGAGGCCCTCTTCAATCTCGGCTTCTGTTACACGCAGTCGGGCCGGTTCGAGCTCGCCTGGGAGGTCTACCGCCGCATCCCCGGCATCGCCGTGAACGAGGAGCAGCGCGGGCGTGCGCATTACTGGTCGGGCGCGGTGCTCAAGAATCTCGGCCGGTACGACGAGGCGATCCGCGAATTCCTGCGCGTACCCTACCTCCAGACGGGCGGGATGTGGGGCGTGACGGCGAAGCTCGAGGCGGCGGGGGCGTACGAGATGACGGGACGGTTCGATGAGGCCGAAAGAATCTACCGGGCCGTTCTCGAATCCCACGGCCCCGATTCGGACTGGGGGCGCATCGCCGCGGGCGGGCTCGAACGGATCGACGCCCGGCGGAACGGGGACGGGAAGGATCGGTAGCGATGGCGCGTGATCACCTCGTCGTCAGGGGTGCGCGGGAGCACAACCTCAAGAACATCACGGTCTCGATACCGCGAAACCGGCTCGTCGTGGTGACGGGGCTCAGCGGGTCGGGGAAGTCCTCCTTCGCCTTCGATACGATCTATGCCGAGGGCCAGCGCCGGTACGTCGAATCCCTCTCGAGCTACGCGCGCCAGTTCCTCGAGCAGATGGAGAAGCCCGACGTCGATTCGATCGAGGGACTCTCCCCGGCGATATCGATCGACCAGAAGACCACCTCGCGCAACCCGCGGTCGACCGTGGGAACGATCACCGAGATCTACGATTATCTCCGCGTCCTCTTCGCGCGGATCGGGCGTCCGCACTGCCCGGGGTGCGGCCGGGAGATCGCCCGGCAATCGACCGCGCAGATCGTCGACCGGATCGCGGCGGCGCCCGCGGGCTCGCGCCTCGTGATCATGGCGCCGGTGGTCCGCGGCCGGAAGGGCCAGCACCGCGCCCTGCTCGCCCGGCTCGCCCGCGAGGGATTCACCCGCGTGCGCGTCGACGGGAAGACGATGGAACTGGGCGAGGAGATCGATCTGGAGAAGAACAGGAAGCACGACATCGAGGTCGTCGTCGACCGCGTGAAGATGCGCGACGGGGTCGCGGGACGGCTCGCCGACTCGGTCGAGACGGCCTCGCGCGTGGGCGGCGGCGTCATCCTCGTCGATACGGGGGGCGAGGAACAGCTCTTCAGCATGGAGTTCTCCTGCCCCTGGTGCGGCGTAAGCCTCGGCGAGGTCTCGCCGCGCATGTTCTCCTTCAACTCGCCGTACGGGGCGTGCCCCGACTGCCACGGACTCGGCACGAGCATCGACCTGGCCGAGGAGCTCGTCGTCCCCGACGCGTCCGTCGGCATCGCCGCCGGGGCGATCGCCTCGGTCGGCCCCCTCAGGGACAACTGGTTCCGCTACCGCCTCGAGGCCCTCGCGGAGAAGATGCGCTTCTCCCTCGAGACGCCCTTCGGGAAGCTTCCGAAGAAGGTGCGCCTCGCCGTCCTCAACGGGTCGGAGGAGGAGATCGTCGTCCGGTACGACTTCGAGCGGGGCAAGGGGGAGTACTACACGCAGTGGGAGGGGATCATCCCCAACCTCCGGCGCCGCTACCGCCAGACCAGTTCCGACGCGGTCCGGCGGTGGATCGAGCAGTACATGACCTCCAGCCCCTGCGCGACCTGCGGCGGGGCGCGCCTCCGCCCGGAGAGCCTCGCAGTGACGGTCGCGGGGCAAACGATCGCCGAGGTGACCGCCCTGACGATCGACCGGGCGAGGAACTTCTTCGATGAGCTGCCCCTGTCGGGGAACGCGGAGCTGATCGGCAAACCGCTCGTCAGGGAGATCCAGGCCCGCCTCCGGTTTCTCGGCGACGTCGGGCTGGATTACCTCGCCCTCGACCGTTCGGCCGGGACCCTCGCCGGGGGCGAGGCGCAGCGGATCAGGCTCGCCACGCAGATCGGTTCGAAGCTCGTCGGCGTCCTGTACATCCTCGACGAGCCCTCGATTGGCCTCCACCAGCGGGACAACGCGCGGCTGATCGATACGCTCAGGGAGCTGCGGGACGCGGGGAACACGGTCATCGTCATCGAGCACGACCGCGACACGATACTGGCAGCCGACTGGGTCGTCGACCTGGGACCCGGCGCCGGGGAACGGGGAGGGGAGGTCGTCGCCGTCGGGCCCCCCGCCGAGATCGTCGAGACCGAGAAAAGCCTCACGGGTCGCTACCTGAAGACGGAGCGGTTCTTCGATCTCAAGGACGGCGGCGGGCGCGGCTCCGGGAAGTCGCTGGTCCTCCGCGGGGCGCGCGAGAACAACCTCGGGAACATCGACGTCTCCTTCCCCCTCGGCACGCTCGTCTGCGTCACCGGCGTGTCGGGATCGGGGAAGAGCACGATGGTCAACGACATCCTCTTCCGCGCCCTTCACCGGCGGTTCCACCGTTCCTCCGTGCTCCCCGGCGACCACGACGGCGTGGAGGGCATCGAGCACGTCGACAAGGTGATCAACATCGACCAGTCGCCGATCGGGCGGACGCCGCGGTCGAACCCGGCGACCTACACGGGGCTCTTCGGCCCGATCCGCGATCTTTTCGCCCGGCTTCCCGAATCGCGGATGCGCGGGTACCGTCCCGGCCGCTTCAGCTTCAACGTGAAGGGCGGGCGCTGCGAGACGTGCCGGGGAGACGGGATGATAAAGGTCGAGATGCATTTCCTCCCCGACGTCTACGTCCACTGCCAGGAGTGCAAGGGCAGGCGCTACAACCGCGAGACGCTCGAGATCCCCTTCAAGAACCGCAATATCGCCGAGGTCCTCGACATGACCGTCGAGGAGGCGCTCGTCTTCTTCGAGAACATCTCGTCGATCCGGCGGAAGCTCCAGGTGCTGCACGACGTCGGTCTCGGGTACATCCGCCTCGGCCAGCCGGCGACGACCCTCTCCGGCGGCGAGGCGCAGCGGGTCAAGCTGGCGACCGAACTTTCCAAGATCGGCACGGGGCGGACGCTGTATATACTTGACGAGCCGAGCACCGGGTTGCACTTTGAGGACGTCAAGCTCCTGATGACGGTCCTCGACCGACTCGTGGACAAGGGCAACACCGTGCTCGTCATCGAGCACAACCCGGACATCATCAGGTGCGCCGATCACATCATCGATCTCGGACCGGAGGGGGGAGACCGCGGCGGGGAAGTGGTGTTCGCCGGTCCGCCGTCCGCGATCGTCGATTGCGAGGAGAGTTACACGGGACGCATGCTCCGGCGCTTCGTGCGCCGGTGACGGCGGGGGCATTTCGTTTGCCTTCCGCCGCGGCTGTCGGGTAGGATGACACAACGGGGGTGATTCATGGCACGGAAGACGCCGATCTACGAATCGCACGTGGAACGGGGCGGCAGGATCGTCGAATTCGCCGGCTACGAGATGCCGGTCTCCTTCGAGGGGATCGTCGCCGAGCACGGACGGGTGCGCAACGGGGTCGGGCTCTTCGACGTCAGTCACATGGGCGAGATCTGGATCACGGGCGACGCCGCCCGCCGGTTCGCCGACTGGACCGTCACGAACAACGTCGGAAAGCTCGATGCCGGGCAGATCTGCTACACGACCTGCTGCAACGAGGAGGGGCACGTCCTCGACGACCTGCTCGTCTACAAGTTCGGCGAGGAGCGGATCCTCCTCGTGGTGAACGCGGCGAACGTCGACAAGATCGACGCGCACCTGCGCGACGTCGTCCGCTGGGACGTCCACCTCGAGAACCGCACCCTCGAGACCGGGCAGATCGCCGTCCAGGGACCGGCCTCGCGGGAGCTGCTCATGCGTATCCAGCTCTGCGCGCCGATCCGCGACGAGATCGAAACGATGCCCTACTACCGGTTCGTCTCCTTCGAGAAAAACGGTGCCGAGGTGCTGGTCTCGAGGACCGGCTACACCGGCGAGCTGGGCTACGAGATCTATCTCCCCGCGCATCTCGCGCTCGACGCGTGGAACGAGCTGCTCGAGGCGGGAACGGATCTCGGCGTCGCGCCGATCGGGCTCGGCGCGCGGGACACCCTGCGGTTCGAGCCCTGCTACTGCCTCTACGGGAACGAGCTCGACGAGAAGACCTCGCCGCTCGAGGCGGGCCTTTCCTGGGTCGTGAAGCTGAAGAAGGGCGATTTCATCGGCCGCGACGCCCTCGCGGCGGAGAAGGAGGCGGGGCCGCCCCGCAGCCTCGTCGGGTTCGAGATCGAGGGGCGCGGCATCGCGCGCCACGGCTTTCCCGTGATGCTGGGCGGCGAGACCGTCGGAGCCGTCACCTCCGGCACCTTCGGTCCGACGCTCGGAAAGAGCCTCGCCCTCGCGCTCGTCTCGAGCGCCGCGGCGACGGAAGAAGAGGGATTCACGGTGGACATCCGCGGCCGGGCGGTTCCCGCCGCGCGGGTGCGACTGCCGTTCTACAAGAGTCGTTCGATGGACTGACCGGTCTCCGAAAGGAAGGTGCATGATGCATCCGGAGGATTGCAAGTACACGAAAGAGCACGAATGGGTGTTCGTCGAGGGTGACGTCGCGGCGATCGGCATCAGCGAGTACGCGACGGGCGAGCTCGGCGACATCGTCTACATCGAGCTGCCCGAGGTGGGGACGAGCGTGAAGCAGATGGACCCGATCGGCACGATCGAGGCGGTCAAGACGGTGGCCGAGCTCTTCTCGCCGGTGAGCGGCGAGGTCGTCGAGGTCAACGAGGAGATCGTGAACGCCCCCGAGATCGTCAACAAGAGCCCCTACGAGGACGGCTGGTTCATCAAGATCCGCATGACGGACACCGGCGAGCTCGACGTGCTCTTCAGCCACGACGAGTACCAGGAATTCCTCGGCGAGCAGGAAGACGAGAGTTGACACCGACCAGAAGGAACGCCACATGAGCTACGTTCAGAACACCGACAACGATCGGGCCGCGATGCTCGAGGCGATCGGCGTCTCCTCGTTCGACGAGCTCATCGCCCCGATCGCGCCCGACCTGCGCGTCGTGGGAGAGCTCGCCGTGGGGGCGCCGATGAGCGA
This region includes:
- the gcvT gene encoding glycine cleavage system aminomethyltransferase GcvT, with translation MARKTPIYESHVERGGRIVEFAGYEMPVSFEGIVAEHGRVRNGVGLFDVSHMGEIWITGDAARRFADWTVTNNVGKLDAGQICYTTCCNEEGHVLDDLLVYKFGEERILLVVNAANVDKIDAHLRDVVRWDVHLENRTLETGQIAVQGPASRELLMRIQLCAPIRDEIETMPYYRFVSFEKNGAEVLVSRTGYTGELGYEIYLPAHLALDAWNELLEAGTDLGVAPIGLGARDTLRFEPCYCLYGNELDEKTSPLEAGLSWVVKLKKGDFIGRDALAAEKEAGPPRSLVGFEIEGRGIARHGFPVMLGGETVGAVTSGTFGPTLGKSLALALVSSAAATEEEGFTVDIRGRAVPAARVRLPFYKSRSMD
- the gcvH gene encoding glycine cleavage system protein GcvH, coding for MMHPEDCKYTKEHEWVFVEGDVAAIGISEYATGELGDIVYIELPEVGTSVKQMDPIGTIEAVKTVAELFSPVSGEVVEVNEEIVNAPEIVNKSPYEDGWFIKIRMTDTGELDVLFSHDEYQEFLGEQEDES